The proteins below come from a single Dehalococcoidia bacterium genomic window:
- a CDS encoding LysE family translocator: MEGGLAALFLAAFLTGLSGAASPGPMLTWNVAAAARHGALVGPVLVLGHAAVELPLVLALGLGLAAFVREPTVLAGLGLLGAAVLLWMAAGTLRAVPALPDPAALRTAEAGGRRLRGAFAAGALLSLGNPYWALWWATVGAGLLGQAVAFGALGLAVFFVGHILSDFGWYSLVSVAMARGVRLLSRRLYQGVMAALGVAMIVLAVLFGVSAVMSIAGR; the protein is encoded by the coding sequence ATGGAAGGGGGGCTGGCCGCGCTCTTTCTCGCTGCCTTTCTCACCGGCTTGTCCGGCGCGGCATCGCCTGGCCCCATGCTGACATGGAATGTCGCGGCGGCGGCGCGTCACGGCGCGCTCGTCGGTCCGGTCCTCGTGCTCGGCCATGCCGCGGTTGAGCTGCCGCTCGTTCTTGCGCTCGGGCTCGGGCTTGCGGCTTTCGTCCGCGAGCCGACCGTCCTTGCCGGCTTGGGCCTGCTCGGCGCGGCGGTGCTGCTCTGGATGGCGGCAGGAACGCTGCGTGCTGTGCCTGCCCTGCCCGACCCGGCGGCGCTGCGCACGGCCGAGGCAGGCGGCCGACGCTTGAGGGGAGCCTTCGCGGCCGGCGCGCTTCTCTCGCTCGGCAATCCCTATTGGGCGCTCTGGTGGGCGACCGTCGGCGCCGGCTTGCTCGGGCAGGCGGTCGCCTTCGGCGCACTCGGGCTCGCCGTCTTCTTCGTCGGTCATATCCTGTCCGATTTCGGCTGGTACAGCCTCGTCTCGGTGGCGATGGCGCGCGGCGTCCGCCTGCTGAGCCGGCGTCTCTATCAGGGGGTGATGGCGGCGCTCGGCGTGGCGATGATCGTCCTCGCCGTCCTCTTCGGCGTCTCCGCTGTCATGAGCATCGCCGGGCGCTAG
- a CDS encoding cysteine hydrolase, with translation MPPRIEVLRTLEEKVRPEHTALLVIDMQNDFCAPDGLSAREGGRDVSAALAIVPAIRRLADGLRAAGGLVVWVKFTTIPGGLSHSGPWIDARSRATFGVLDMCVAGTWGHDLLEGLQPHPGDVEVRKHRYSAFTGTDLDMILRGHGIKTILPTGTSTNACVESTLRAGFELDYYVVVPADACASWSRELHEATLANVRHRFGVVTTVDELLRIWGVGAPHATPAAS, from the coding sequence ATGCCGCCGCGAATTGAGGTGCTGCGGACGCTCGAAGAGAAGGTTCGGCCTGAGCATACTGCCCTGCTTGTCATCGACATGCAGAACGACTTCTGCGCTCCCGACGGGCTTTCTGCCCGCGAGGGGGGGCGCGACGTCTCGGCGGCGCTTGCCATCGTCCCAGCGATCCGCCGCCTTGCGGATGGGCTGCGCGCGGCTGGGGGGCTCGTTGTCTGGGTGAAGTTCACTACCATTCCCGGCGGCCTCAGCCATTCTGGTCCCTGGATCGATGCGCGGTCGCGGGCAACCTTCGGCGTGCTCGACATGTGCGTTGCCGGCACCTGGGGCCACGACCTGCTGGAGGGACTGCAGCCGCATCCCGGCGATGTCGAAGTGCGCAAGCATCGCTATAGTGCCTTCACCGGCACCGACCTCGACATGATCCTGCGCGGCCATGGGATCAAGACGATCCTGCCGACCGGCACCTCGACCAACGCCTGCGTCGAGTCGACCCTGCGCGCCGGCTTCGAACTGGACTACTACGTGGTCGTTCCCGCCGACGCCTGCGCTTCCTGGAGCCGCGAACTCCATGAGGCGACGCTCGCCAACGTCCGCCATCGCTTCGGCGTGGTGACCACCGTCGACGAGCTGCTGCGGATCTGGGGCGTCGGCGCGCCGCACGCGACGCCGGCCGCGAGCTGA
- a CDS encoding glycosyltransferase family 39 protein has translation MRLTPAVRALLVVILLGAALLRFWDFGTTPPGLHYDEAYNGLDALDVLVTGPKLFFEGNTGREPSLNNLLALSVAVFGRESYALRLPAAALGLLTVAATFALARTMFRPLGPGAVRVALIAAALLAVSHWQVDINRLSLRVNTMPLALAVAFFLLWRAARGRPQRLGAWLAAGAAFGLVGYTYISARILPAFAAALGAAEALLRPRDPAWPSAGKTLVGWLRSWRFWPWLGAAAAVVAPLAIFYALHPDLFLGRATYVSALGPSGGSDRLAALGESLLYNLAMFGHEGDWNWRHNLPGKPVFAPPLYALFLLGVAVSLFRLRQGPYLLLLVWTAAMLLPGIVATDEYPHYTRVMGIVPAVFLFPALGAEAIIQGAARLLRRPATSALAAAPFLVLAAWNGAATAHDYFAIWRHEDDVYYAFHAEAADAARLMNRLGDDPDRVFLLPYNFRLAPDFRARTVDFLYTGRAPYHFVRVEEASLPAGLPGLVGTAREAVLFHWKGGDLGDADPKGLTAFLLARGGKKVAEEEHPGFSVRRFQIDRPLPAALFAGERPSEARFGDWLALRGWAAGSEPSDGSLWAVFRWETLARPPGDFSFSLQVTAPDGTPYAQADGPLLSNDLFPTSRWRPGLPAATYVTLDGRPHPPPGEYRLRLVVYELATGRVVGAVDPLGTLAGP, from the coding sequence ATGAGGCTGACCCCCGCCGTCCGGGCGCTCCTTGTTGTCATCCTGCTCGGCGCGGCTTTGCTGCGCTTCTGGGATTTCGGCACGACGCCTCCCGGGCTGCACTACGACGAGGCCTACAATGGGCTGGACGCGCTCGACGTTCTCGTCACCGGGCCGAAGCTGTTCTTTGAGGGGAACACGGGCCGCGAGCCGTCCCTGAACAACCTGCTCGCGCTCTCGGTTGCTGTTTTCGGGCGGGAGAGCTATGCGCTTCGGCTGCCGGCGGCGGCGCTTGGCCTGCTGACCGTTGCGGCAACGTTCGCTCTGGCGCGGACGATGTTCCGCCCGCTCGGGCCGGGGGCGGTCCGTGTCGCGCTGATCGCTGCCGCGCTGCTCGCCGTCTCCCACTGGCAGGTCGATATCAATCGGCTGTCGCTGCGCGTCAACACCATGCCGCTGGCGCTGGCAGTGGCATTCTTTCTCCTTTGGCGAGCGGCGCGCGGCCGGCCGCAGCGGCTGGGCGCATGGCTGGCGGCGGGCGCTGCCTTTGGGCTCGTCGGCTACACCTACATCAGCGCGCGCATTCTCCCCGCGTTCGCGGCGGCGCTCGGCGCGGCCGAGGCGCTGCTGCGCCCGCGCGACCCGGCCTGGCCGTCCGCCGGCAAGACGCTCGTCGGCTGGCTGCGCAGTTGGCGCTTCTGGCCGTGGCTCGGCGCTGCGGCTGCTGTTGTTGCGCCGCTCGCGATCTTTTACGCGCTCCATCCCGACCTCTTCCTCGGCCGGGCAACCTATGTCTCGGCGCTTGGCCCCTCCGGCGGCAGCGACCGGCTGGCAGCGCTGGGGGAATCTCTCCTCTACAACCTCGCGATGTTCGGCCATGAGGGAGATTGGAATTGGCGCCATAATCTGCCGGGCAAGCCGGTGTTCGCGCCGCCGCTCTATGCGCTTTTTCTCCTCGGCGTCGCCGTCAGCCTCTTCCGCCTGCGGCAGGGACCGTATCTCCTCCTACTTGTCTGGACGGCGGCGATGCTGCTGCCGGGCATTGTCGCCACCGACGAATACCCCCACTACACGCGGGTGATGGGGATCGTCCCGGCGGTCTTTCTCTTTCCTGCGCTCGGGGCCGAAGCGATCATCCAAGGAGCGGCGCGTCTGCTGCGGCGGCCGGCGACAAGCGCGCTCGCGGCGGCGCCGTTTCTCGTCCTCGCCGCCTGGAACGGCGCCGCCACCGCGCACGACTACTTCGCGATCTGGCGGCACGAGGACGACGTCTATTACGCCTTTCACGCCGAGGCAGCGGATGCGGCGCGGCTGATGAACCGGCTCGGCGACGACCCGGACCGCGTCTTCCTGCTGCCCTACAACTTCCGGCTCGCGCCTGACTTCCGAGCGCGGACAGTCGATTTCCTGTACACCGGCCGCGCGCCGTACCACTTCGTTCGGGTTGAGGAGGCGTCGTTGCCGGCCGGGCTGCCGGGCCTTGTGGGGACGGCCCGCGAGGCAGTGCTGTTCCACTGGAAAGGCGGCGACCTCGGCGATGCCGATCCGAAGGGGCTGACGGCCTTTCTGCTGGCGCGCGGCGGGAAGAAGGTCGCGGAAGAGGAGCACCCCGGCTTCTCCGTGCGCCGCTTCCAGATCGACCGGCCCTTACCCGCTGCCCTCTTCGCAGGGGAGCGGCCGAGCGAGGCACGCTTCGGCGACTGGCTGGCGCTGCGGGGCTGGGCGGCGGGCTCGGAGCCGAGCGATGGCAGCCTGTGGGCCGTTTTCCGATGGGAGACGCTGGCGCGTCCGCCGGGCGACTTCAGTTTCTCGCTCCAAGTGACCGCTCCGGACGGCACACCCTACGCTCAGGCCGATGGGCCGCTGCTCTCGAACGATCTCTTTCCGACCTCGCGGTGGCGGCCGGGGCTGCCCGCCGCAACCTATGTCACGCTCGACGGCCGCCCGCATCCGCCGCCCGGCGAATATCGCCTGCGGCTGGTTGTGTATGAACTGGCGACAGGCCGCGTTGTCGGCGCCGTCGACCCGCTCGGCACGCTTGCTGGTCCGTAA
- a CDS encoding ABC transporter substrate-binding protein, protein MIRIFPALLATLILAAAACQPAQTGGTGPSTAGGQAFPTIRIGSTNFTEQEIVAELYALVLEQAGYKVERRYKLGSREIVAPALESGQIDMYPEYLATYVIYLTKDPAKGTPDAAQTYATLQEALRGRNITALQYAQAINSNGFVVTKAYADRHNLRNISDLAKLNNQMVLGGPPECPDRPLCLQGLQRVYGLSFREFKPLDVGGPLTVAALEGNQIDVAVLFTTDAVIAAKGFVLLNDDKKLQPADNLVPVVRNDFLTKTPNQDQFKKLVNDVTAKLTTEELTQLNRQVGVDRREPKDAAAAWLRSKGLLR, encoded by the coding sequence GTGATCCGCATCTTCCCAGCGCTCCTTGCCACTCTGATCCTTGCGGCGGCGGCCTGCCAGCCAGCCCAGACCGGAGGGACTGGGCCCAGCACAGCGGGCGGGCAAGCATTCCCCACAATCCGGATCGGCTCCACGAACTTCACTGAGCAAGAGATCGTTGCCGAACTGTATGCCCTTGTGCTCGAACAGGCCGGCTACAAAGTTGAGCGGCGCTACAAGCTCGGCTCGCGGGAGATCGTCGCCCCCGCGCTGGAGTCCGGCCAGATCGACATGTATCCCGAGTACTTGGCGACCTACGTCATCTACCTGACGAAGGACCCTGCGAAAGGGACCCCCGACGCCGCCCAGACCTACGCCACGCTCCAAGAGGCGCTGCGCGGCAGGAACATCACGGCGCTCCAATATGCCCAAGCGATCAACTCGAATGGCTTCGTCGTCACCAAGGCCTACGCGGATCGCCATAACCTCCGCAACATCAGCGACCTCGCGAAGCTGAACAATCAGATGGTCCTCGGGGGGCCTCCGGAGTGTCCGGACCGCCCGCTCTGCCTCCAAGGGCTTCAGCGCGTCTACGGCCTCAGCTTCCGGGAGTTCAAACCGCTCGATGTCGGCGGGCCGCTCACTGTCGCTGCGCTCGAGGGCAACCAGATCGACGTCGCCGTCCTCTTCACGACCGATGCGGTGATCGCCGCCAAAGGCTTCGTCCTGCTGAACGACGACAAGAAGCTGCAGCCGGCGGACAACCTCGTTCCGGTCGTTCGCAATGACTTCCTGACCAAAACGCCGAACCAAGACCAGTTCAAAAAGCTGGTCAACGATGTCACGGCGAAGCTGACGACCGAGGAACTCACCCAGCTGAACCGTCAGGTGGGCGTCGACCGGCGTGAGCCGAAGGACGCCGCCGCAGCGTGGCTGCGGAGCAAAGGGCTGCTCCGCTAA
- a CDS encoding ABC transporter permease, producing the protein MTLLEALIAWFTTPAHWQGSDGIPTRIAEHLWISAVSVGIAVFVALPLGLFIGHTNRGALATVSVMNIGRALPSLAFLAFALPISFALNLGLGFWPTVIALVPLAIPLVLINTYAAIRSVDPDLVEAARGMGMRELDVLRKIEIPIALPLILGGIRNATVTVVATATLGALVAGGGLGRYIVDGLARQDTPRLLAGAILVALLSIGTELAFSALERVLISPGLRLERERWTQVNVSGAR; encoded by the coding sequence ATGACGCTGCTCGAAGCACTGATTGCGTGGTTCACGACGCCCGCTCATTGGCAGGGAAGCGACGGCATCCCGACCCGTATCGCGGAGCATCTCTGGATCTCGGCCGTCTCGGTCGGCATCGCTGTGTTCGTCGCCCTGCCCCTCGGCCTGTTCATCGGCCATACCAACCGCGGAGCGTTGGCAACCGTGAGCGTCATGAACATTGGGCGCGCGCTGCCGTCGCTCGCCTTCCTCGCCTTCGCGCTTCCGATCTCGTTCGCGCTGAATCTCGGGCTTGGCTTTTGGCCAACGGTCATCGCTCTCGTCCCCTTGGCGATCCCCCTCGTGCTGATCAACACCTACGCCGCGATCCGCAGCGTCGACCCCGATCTTGTCGAGGCAGCGCGCGGAATGGGCATGCGCGAGCTCGACGTGCTGCGCAAGATCGAGATCCCGATCGCGCTCCCCCTCATCCTCGGCGGCATCCGCAACGCCACGGTCACCGTGGTCGCGACAGCGACCCTCGGCGCGCTCGTCGCCGGCGGCGGATTGGGACGGTATATCGTCGACGGCTTGGCGCGCCAAGATACGCCGCGCTTGCTGGCGGGGGCGATCCTCGTCGCGCTGCTGTCGATCGGAACCGAGCTCGCCTTTTCTGCCCTCGAGCGCGTCCTGATCTCCCCGGGGCTGCGGCTGGAACGGGAGCGATGGACCCAGGTAAATGTCAGCGGCGCACGGTGA
- a CDS encoding ABC transporter permease produces the protein MTIQGEPLVRFEWIGNNLSLIAERLWEHIVLTVIAVGVGFVISFALSLLIRWNSRLYLPITAVTGVLYTIPSLALFALLIPFTGLSILTAEIGLISYTLLILTRNIVGGLQSVPADAREAAIGMGYTARQLLLRIELPLALPVIIAGLRVATVTTIGLVTVTALIGQGGLGQFILLGIQRFFYTPLVVGAVLSIALAIAADILLVGVQRLTAPWTAVKR, from the coding sequence ATGACGATCCAAGGCGAGCCGCTCGTCCGCTTCGAATGGATCGGGAACAACCTCTCCCTGATCGCCGAGCGTCTGTGGGAGCACATCGTGCTGACGGTCATCGCCGTCGGCGTCGGATTTGTGATCTCGTTCGCCCTCAGCCTGCTGATCCGCTGGAACAGCCGGCTCTACTTGCCCATCACGGCGGTGACGGGCGTTCTCTATACGATTCCCAGCTTGGCGCTGTTCGCGCTGCTCATCCCCTTCACGGGGCTTTCCATCCTGACCGCCGAGATCGGCCTTATCTCGTACACCTTGCTCATCCTGACCCGCAACATCGTCGGCGGGCTCCAGAGCGTTCCCGCTGACGCGCGCGAAGCGGCGATCGGCATGGGATACACCGCGCGCCAGCTTCTGCTTCGGATCGAACTGCCCTTAGCGCTGCCGGTCATCATCGCCGGTCTTCGCGTCGCGACGGTGACGACGATTGGCCTCGTGACCGTCACCGCGCTGATCGGGCAAGGAGGCCTCGGGCAGTTCATTCTGCTGGGCATCCAGCGGTTTTTCTACACCCCCCTCGTGGTCGGCGCGGTGCTTTCGATCGCGCTCGCCATCGCCGCAGACATTCTGCTCGTCGGCGTGCAGCGGCTGACCGCGCCGTGGACGGCGGTGAAGCGATGA
- a CDS encoding ABC transporter ATP-binding protein, which translates to MKLSEPPRRNGGGATVEFRRVTKHYERAADGRTVAAVRDLTLTIQPGEICVFVGPSGCGKTTSLKMVNRLIEPTSGTILIDGVDVMTVDPVTLRRRIGYVIQQVGLFPHRTIAENIATVPELVGWPKAKIRARVDELIALVGLDPDRYRNRYPSQLSGGERQRIGVARAMAIEPPLMLMDEPFGAVDPIVRERLQNEFLDLQRRLGLTVLFVTHDIDEAIKLGSRVAVFQQNGTIAQYSPPAELLMRPANEYVARFVGGDRALKRLAVMRVIDLPLAPVAPVAGGTTLSGSMNVRDALATLLLAPERAAVVHNDAGAPIGVVTLDMIAGALQPAAATAP; encoded by the coding sequence ATGAAACTCTCCGAGCCTCCCCGACGGAATGGCGGCGGCGCGACCGTCGAGTTCCGCCGCGTGACCAAACACTATGAGCGCGCAGCCGACGGCCGCACCGTTGCCGCGGTGCGCGACCTCACGCTCACTATTCAGCCCGGCGAAATCTGTGTCTTCGTTGGGCCGAGCGGCTGCGGTAAGACCACCTCGCTCAAGATGGTCAACCGCTTGATCGAGCCGACGAGCGGAACAATCCTGATCGACGGGGTCGATGTCATGACCGTTGACCCGGTCACGCTCCGCCGGCGGATCGGCTATGTCATTCAGCAGGTCGGGCTCTTTCCGCACCGCACGATCGCCGAGAATATCGCGACTGTCCCCGAGCTTGTCGGCTGGCCCAAAGCGAAAATCCGCGCCCGGGTCGATGAGCTGATCGCGCTTGTGGGCCTCGACCCTGATCGCTACCGCAACCGCTACCCTTCCCAGCTCTCCGGCGGCGAACGGCAGCGGATCGGCGTTGCGCGAGCGATGGCCATCGAGCCGCCGCTCATGCTGATGGACGAACCGTTCGGTGCCGTCGACCCGATCGTTCGCGAACGGCTCCAGAACGAGTTTCTCGATCTGCAGCGCCGCCTAGGCTTGACCGTCCTCTTCGTGACCCACGATATCGACGAAGCGATCAAACTCGGGTCGCGGGTCGCCGTGTTCCAGCAGAATGGGACGATCGCGCAGTACAGTCCGCCTGCCGAACTGCTGATGCGTCCTGCGAACGAGTATGTGGCGCGCTTCGTCGGCGGCGACCGGGCGCTCAAGCGGCTGGCGGTGATGCGCGTCATCGACCTGCCCCTCGCCCCCGTCGCGCCGGTGGCAGGCGGGACAACCCTGAGCGGGTCGATGAATGTCCGCGACGCGCTCGCTACGCTCCTGCTCGCCCCGGAGCGCGCCGCTGTCGTGCACAACGACGCAGGCGCCCCGATCGGGGTAGTGACGCTCGACATGATCGCCGGCGCGCTCCAGCCGGCCGCGGCCACTGCGCCATGA
- a CDS encoding MaoC/PaaZ C-terminal domain-containing protein — MYIASPPYWEEFEVGQTFTTPRRTVTEADLMFFSAWSWDHHPLHTDQVFAEQSMFHQRILHGQAGYAIASGLAMQTGLHRTTALALLGITWNYRAAIFIGDTLTVTETVVEKRETKKPDRGIIVMQVDLRNQHDEVVQEGRWTFLYARRPAE; from the coding sequence ATGTACATCGCTTCGCCTCCCTACTGGGAAGAATTTGAGGTCGGGCAAACTTTTACCACTCCGCGGCGCACGGTCACCGAAGCCGACCTGATGTTCTTTTCAGCGTGGTCGTGGGATCATCATCCCCTCCACACCGATCAAGTGTTCGCCGAACAGTCGATGTTCCACCAGCGCATCCTGCACGGCCAAGCGGGCTACGCTATTGCCAGCGGGCTGGCGATGCAGACGGGGCTGCACCGCACGACGGCGCTCGCCCTGTTAGGCATCACGTGGAATTACCGGGCAGCGATCTTCATCGGCGATACGCTCACCGTCACGGAGACTGTCGTTGAGAAGCGCGAGACGAAGAAACCAGATCGGGGCATCATCGTGATGCAGGTCGACCTTCGCAACCAGCATGACGAAGTGGTCCAAGAAGGAAGATGGACCTTCCTCTACGCGCGTCGCCCTGCGGAGTAG
- a CDS encoding AMP-binding protein, whose protein sequence is MPALQMLIHDPLRWRAAAQPHHPAVRTAERTVSYRDLDRRSTRLANALIGAGVRPGDRVALLDQNSVEFLEATYAISKAGAVSVPLGYRLTERELATIVDHAGVSFAIVAPEYRDLLAAAAVGTALSPDRLLVLGEGGSYEAAIAAASEASPEIRVSDDAPYAFLYTSGTTGAPKGVVQAHRGRAVHQCLAAAEFDIRRDDCVLAAAPLYNSGPIFWALTTLSAGATVGLVRRFDAERLDADLQTLGVTYVPLMPTLFNRWIDAGEAAGSWSQPLPRVRMLLTAGEPLLAPTRERLFARFPAAGLVEHYGSTELGVVLLMRPEDHRRKPGSVGRPFFGQEVSLRDDHRREVATGEVGELWARGTAQMVGYYRQPEATSEIQDGDWMASGDLAVRDEEGYHYIVGRKKDTIKTGGATVYPAEIEAVLLAHPHVREAAVVGIPDEQWGELVVAAVVPAPGSRVDEAELIAFASSQLATYKRPRAIYFVDALPKSAAGKALKRELRAELAERHRQRMT, encoded by the coding sequence ATGCCGGCGCTGCAGATGCTCATTCACGACCCCTTGCGCTGGCGTGCCGCCGCTCAGCCGCATCATCCTGCCGTTCGGACCGCTGAGCGGACGGTCTCCTACCGCGATCTCGACCGGCGCTCTACCCGGCTGGCGAATGCCCTCATCGGAGCCGGCGTTCGGCCGGGCGACCGGGTTGCGCTGCTTGACCAGAACTCGGTCGAGTTTCTCGAGGCGACCTACGCGATCTCCAAAGCGGGGGCGGTCAGCGTGCCGCTCGGCTATCGCTTGACCGAACGGGAGCTGGCGACAATTGTCGATCATGCCGGCGTCTCGTTCGCGATCGTTGCGCCGGAATATCGGGATCTGCTGGCTGCAGCAGCAGTGGGGACCGCCCTCAGCCCAGATCGCCTGCTTGTACTCGGCGAGGGCGGCAGCTACGAAGCGGCGATTGCCGCGGCGTCTGAGGCAAGCCCTGAAATCCGGGTTTCCGACGACGCTCCCTACGCTTTTCTCTATACCTCAGGAACGACGGGAGCGCCCAAAGGCGTCGTCCAAGCGCATCGCGGCCGCGCTGTTCACCAATGCCTCGCTGCTGCCGAATTCGATATCCGGCGCGACGACTGCGTCCTTGCAGCGGCGCCCCTATACAACAGCGGCCCGATCTTCTGGGCGCTGACCACGCTGTCCGCAGGCGCGACGGTCGGCCTGGTGCGCCGCTTCGACGCGGAGCGGCTCGACGCTGACCTGCAGACGCTCGGCGTCACCTATGTCCCGCTGATGCCAACGCTCTTCAATCGCTGGATCGACGCGGGCGAAGCGGCGGGCAGCTGGAGCCAGCCGCTGCCGAGGGTGCGCATGCTGCTCACCGCCGGCGAGCCGCTCCTCGCACCTACCCGCGAGCGGCTGTTTGCCCGCTTCCCCGCCGCCGGCCTCGTTGAACATTACGGCTCGACCGAGCTCGGGGTTGTGCTCCTGATGCGGCCGGAAGATCATCGGCGCAAACCCGGCTCGGTCGGGCGGCCGTTCTTCGGGCAGGAAGTGAGCTTGCGCGACGATCATCGTCGCGAAGTGGCAACAGGCGAGGTTGGCGAGTTGTGGGCGCGCGGCACCGCCCAGATGGTGGGCTACTATCGTCAGCCCGAGGCGACTTCTGAAATCCAAGATGGCGATTGGATGGCGTCTGGCGACCTCGCCGTGCGGGACGAAGAGGGGTACCACTACATCGTCGGGCGCAAGAAAGACACGATCAAGACTGGAGGAGCAACCGTCTATCCGGCGGAAATCGAGGCAGTGTTGCTCGCTCATCCGCACGTGCGCGAGGCTGCCGTCGTCGGGATCCCTGATGAGCAATGGGGCGAGTTGGTGGTTGCGGCGGTTGTCCCGGCGCCCGGGAGCCGCGTGGACGAAGCCGAGCTGATCGCCTTCGCGAGCAGCCAGCTCGCCACCTATAAGCGCCCACGCGCCATCTACTTCGTCGATGCGCTGCCGAAAAGCGCCGCGGGCAAGGCGCTGAAGCGCGAACTCCGAGCAGAACTGGCGGAGCGTCATCGCCAGCGAATGACATGA